A segment of the Patescibacteria group bacterium genome:
AAAATATTCAAAATTTATGTTTATAGACATTTTGTTTTTATCTTTATTACAGGCTGTTACTGAATTTTTTCCAGTTTCTAGTTCTGGGCACTTGATTTTGTTTCATAAATTTTTAGGTACCAATAGCTTGTTGGATAATCTTGCTTTTGATGTTGTTTTGCATGGTGGTAGTTTGCTAGCAATTATTATATTTTTTTATAAAGACATTATTAATATATCAAAAACATTATTTTCTGATATAAAAAATAGATCTTTAAAAAATAGTTCAGCTCTTATAATATTTGTAGCAATAATACCAGCTGGACTAGTTGGTTATTTTTTTGAAGATTTTATAGATTCTATAAGAGATCCTAAAGTAGTTGTTTTTGCTTTAATTTTTGGAGCAGTACTTTTTCTTATAGCAGATAAATATTTTAAAAGAAAAAAAGATTTTTCAAATATAAATTTTTCGGATGGAATTTTTATTGGATTGTTGCAATGTTTATCCTTTATTCCAGGAATTTCTAGAAGTGGAATTACTATTTTTGCAGGTATGGGTAGAGGACTTAGTAAAATAGATGCAGCTAGGTTTTCATTTATTATGGCAACACCACTTTTATTTGGTGCATTTATAAAAAAAATAACTGATATTCCATCAGCTGATAATTATTATATTTTATTGTTGGGTTTTATTTTTACTGCCTTTTTTAGTTTTTTTGCTGTTAAATTTTTGATGAATATACTTTCAAAACTAGGTTTAAAAGTTTTTGCGTATTATAGAATAATATTAGCAATAATAATTATAATATTTTTTCTTTAAACTATATTCAAATTTTTATTTATATAATTTTCTTCGGTTGAATATATCATAACTTCTGATATATGATTTTTTATTGTTTCTTCTAGTGTTATTGGATCACTCTCTGGTCTTCCAAATATTTGTACGATTATTATTTTTCCTTCATTATTAGTTGTTATAGCTATTCCTGTTTCTGTAAAGTTTTTTTCCAAAATGTTTTCTTTGTGACTTTCTGATTTCATCCATGCGTTTATGGTAGTTTCCTCTGTCTGGAAATTAATAGCTAGGTTTTCACCAATAAAAGAATATTTATAATTAGTCTCTTTTATCCAACTTGAAAATTGTTTTCCGTTAGGAGAATTATGATCAAAGTATTTCTTGTCTGCCAAATCTTTTGCTTTATTTTTTGCTGCTTGTATCAATTTGTTGTTTAGAGTCAAAGGGGGTATATTCCTTTTGATTCTTTCTTTATTTATAAGGTTAAATATTTGAGTGGCAGATATATTTTCTTTTGCTACTGCTATTTTTATTTGACCTAAAGATAACCACTGAGTGCTTATTATAAGTAAAATCAAAAATATCTTCATTACGAGCATGAATATTATTTTTAAAATTTTTGGATATTTTTCTAAGTTTTGTGTTCTCATTTTGTCTTTTAAATAAAAAATACTTTGCATTAAACCAAAGTACTAAAAATAGTGATTATTAAATATAGATTTTTGTTTTACTTTTTGTATTTTGGTTTTTGTTTTTGTATAGATTTTAACCTATATATATAATACTAGTATAGCATATATTTTTTGACTTGTCAAGGTTTAATTTTTATTTTGATTTTTTATGTTATAATAACTATAAGAATTAATTATTTTTAATATATTTTATGGATTATGTAGTTATATTAGCAGGGGGTACTGGCACAAGACTTTGGCCAATATCAAGAGTAAACAAACCAAAACAATCAGAATATTTTTTTGATAAAAGGACATTATTGCAGATAACTTATGATAGAGTGCTTACTGGTTTTAGAAAAGAGAATATATTTATTTCTTGTGGTAAATCTCAGCTCGATCTTTTAAGGACTCAGTTGCCAAAGGTTCCTATAAATAATTTTATAGTAGAGCCGGTTGCTCGTGGTACAGCTATGGCAATAGGACTTGCATGTGTGAAAATATATTCATATGACAAAAATGCAAATATTATAATTGCTAATGCTGATCATTTTGTTCGTCCAGATACTAAGTACATAAGTTTATTAAAAAAATCTTCCAATATTATTTCAAAGTACAAAAAACATTTATGTCTTGTGGGGATAGAGCCATCATATCCAGAGATTGGATATGGGTATATAGAAATTTCAAATAAGTTTAATAATTTGGATTTTGTTTATGATATAAAAAAATTCAAGGAGAAACCAGATTTTAGTACGGCAACAAAATATTTTAAATCAAAAAAGTTTTTATGGAATACGGGATGGTTTATTTTTGATCCAAAAACAATGTTAGATTTGTTTGAAAAATATTTACCAAAACAGTATAAGGCATTAAAAACTATTGAACAAAATATTGATTCAGTAAATTATAACAAGACTCTAGAAAAAGAATTCAAGAATTTGGAATCAATTTCAATAGATTATGGTATAATAGAAAAGACAAAAAAAATGTTTGTAATAAAATCTAGTATAGAGTGGTTTGATATAGGAAGTTGGAGTGCTGTAAAAGATTGTTTTTCTAAAAATTTAAGAAGTAATTTGGAAGAGGGAAATATAATATCACTTGATTCAGAGGATAATTTGATAATAAATAAGAATAAAAATAAGATAGTTTCAGTGGTTGGCGTAAATAAATTTGTAATTATTGATACAGAGGATGCTTTGTTTATATGTCCAAAAAATAAATCTCAAGAAGTAAAAAAAATAATAAATCATTTAAAGTCAGATAATAAATTGAATAGATATTTATGATAAAACTTTCAAATATTAATAAAATTTTTATATTTTTTGTACTTATTTTTTTATTGTTGTGTTTTTTTTATTTATTTCAAGTAAAAATTCCTTTATCTTCTGATAAAGAAAAAATAATTTTTAAAATAGAAAGTGGAGAATCGTCAAAAATTGTATCTCAAAAATTAGAAGATTCTAAAATTATTAGAAGTGCTTTTTGGTTTAGGTTATATTTAAAAAGCAAAAATTTATCTTCAAAAATAGTTTCTGGATCTTTTGAATTATCTTCATCTATGAATTTCAGAGGTATATCTGATATTATTACAAAGAATCCAAAAAATTTTAGTGAAGAAACTATAAAGACAATAGAGGGTTGGAATTCTATTCAAATGGCAAAATATTTAGAAGAAAAAGGATTCTGCATAGAAAAAGATTTTTTTGATATTATAAAAAAGAAATTTGATTATGATTTTTTGAGTGACAAACCAAATGCATTTGATTTGGAAGGATATTTATTCCCAGATACTTACAGGGTCTACAAAAGTGCTAGTTGTGAAGATTTGGTTATAAAATTTTTAAATAATTTCGAAAATAAATTAGATGATCAAATTAGACAAGATATAAAATCTCAAAACAAAACAATTTTTGAAATTATTACAATGGCTTCTATTGTAGAAAAAGAAGTAAGAAGTGTGAATGATATGAAAATTGTTTCTGGTATTTTTTGGGACAGAATAAAAAATGGACAGGCACTTGAATCATGTGCAACATTAGCTTATATATTAGGAGAGAACAAAGATCAATATTCTTATGAAGATACTCAAGTAGATTCAGCTTACAATACTTATCAAAATAGAGGATTGCCACCTGGTCCAATAGCAAATCCAGGTTTAAATGCAATAAAAGCAGCTGTTTATCCGGAGTACACTAATTATAATTATTTTCTTACAGATCCAGAAACAGGAAACACTATATTTAGTAAAACTTTTGAAGAACACAAACAGAATAAGTTAAAATATTTGGATTAAATTATTTTTGTTTTACAAACCTATATCCAAGATATTCAAATTCATCCATATCTGAAATATTTTTGTAATATATATTCTCCGTTAAATGGATATCCAAGTATTCAAAATTATATATATCATAATTATATCCATCTGTTACGAGAATTATATTTTTTACAGTTTTTTCTATTGGAATATATGATTGGTATAATAATCTTCTGTCTATTCCTTTGTACATGTAATATCTTGTTATAGATTTATCATTGAATAAGTAGTATATGTAGTGTTGAGGTAGATAATAATTTAGATGTCTTATATCTTTTATAAAATTTGTTCTTTGCATAATATAAGGACTATCTCCTTCACTAAGAATTATTGTATCTTTTGGATCATATTTTTCTAAACTAGTTATTATTTCTCTTAATCTAGAATCATTATATTTTATAGTTTGAGTATTTATTTTGTACGGAGATACATTTATTAGTAAGTGATTTAGTTTTGTATTTTTTGGTTCTAAATCAAAAAGAAAAAATATTAGCTGAATTATAATTATAATAAAAATAATTATATATTTTTTTGTTAAAGATTTTGTCGTGTATATTATCCAGATTCCAACTATAGGAATAATAGGTGCTATAGTCATTATATAACCAACTTTTCCTAAGTGTATTAAGCAATAGAATAAAAAAGAAGGTAAAAACCATAGTAGCAATAATATTTTGGTTTTTTTTGCAAACTTTATTTTTCTCAAAATTATATAATATAAGAGTATAAAAGAAATTATTCCACCAGAATATAGAAATAATTTTATAGTATTAAATGTTTGTTTCGCTGTTGTTAATAATTTGTTTAAATTAAATATGGATGTTTGAGATGAAGTAGAAGAATATTGAAATTTTGTTACATTCCAGAATTCAGCAAATCCACCGCTGAGATAAATTGTTGGTAATATCCAAAATAGATTTGTAACTACAAAAATAATTATATTTATTAATATTTTTTTTATAGATCTTTTGTGATAAAGAAGAAAATAGATTATTGAAAATATATATAGTGGTGAAAAAAATATTATTAAACTTTGTCTAAATCCAATACCAATTGCAAACAAAAAACTAAATAGATATGTATAATTCTTTTTTTCTATAAATATTAGATATGATAAATAGAAATATATAAGAGAGAATAAACAATCTATCATATAGACATTTGCAAATTCACTATGAAACCATACAAAAGGGTTTGTTATAAATATTATAGAAGCAAAAAAAGATATTAATTTATTTTGGAAAATTTTATTACATATTATAAAAAATATTATTGCAGCTACTACGCATAAAATTATATTAACAGCAATAAGAGAGTAATTAGGATTTTTTATCAAAAAATTTAATAATTTTGCACTATATATATAAAAAAAATATCCGGGTGGATGAGGCTGGTGGTGTATTATATTAAAATTTTCCATCCCAAGTGCAAATTGTACAGAGTCCCATTCGAATAAATATTTTGATACAAATGGTATCCTGGTTATTATTGTTATTATGGATAATATTATAATTGATAATATGTTGTTTTTTGTGTTTATCCTCATTGTTTGATAGGTTGATTTTTTGTTAAAAACAGTATAAAGTGAATTATATTATACATTTATATTACACTTTTTGATATGAAAAAGCTACTCAAGTTCTTTAGAGTTAAAGAAGAAAATTTAGATTATGTAGAAAACAGAATATACGAAATTATGCCAGGATCAGCTGTTTGGCTTACTTTTATTTTGTCTATAATATTGTCTGTATTTAGACCAATTTGGGGTATTTATTTTATAATAGTGCTTGATGTTTATTGGGTTATTAGAATATGGTATCTATTTTTTTATTTAGCAATGTCTTGGATTACTTATCGTAAGTCTATAAAAATAGATTGGAGAGAAAAAAGAAATAGTTTAGAGAATTGGCAAAGTTATATTCATCTTGTAGCACTTCCAACATACAAAGAACCGTACAAGGTTATAAAAGAAACAATGGATAAATTATTAGAATCAGATTATCCAAAAAATAAAATAGTAATTGCTCTTGGTGGAGAAGAAAGAGATCAGGATAATTTTTTGGAAATTGCAAATAAAATAAAAAGTGAATATGGAAATGAATTTTTGGATTTTATTATTACAGTGCACCCAAAAAATTTACCAAATGAAATTCCTGGCAAGGGTTCAAATATGTATCATATAGGCAAGGAAATGACAAAATATTTTGAAAATATGAATATAGAATTTGGAAGGGTTATTATTTCTATGTTTGATATTGAAACATGGCCAGATTCTCAATATTTCAATTGTCTTACTCATGAATATATGACAAGAGACAATCCAGAAAGGTATAGCTATCAGCCATTAGTTCTTTATAATAATAATGTTTGGAAATCAAATCCTATTGTAAGAGTGGTAGCACATTCTACAACTTTTTGGCTTCTTACAGATTTGTCTAGATCAGAAAGATTGTTTACATTTTCATCTCATAGTATGAGTTTCAAGACTCTTGTAGAAGTTGGCTATCATCCAAAAGATATCGTAACAGAAGATACAAGAATTTTTTTACATTGTTTGAATCATTTCAATGGAGATTATAAAACGCATCCAATATATATTCCAGTTTCTATGCAAACAGTTGATGTTGGTAATATTTGGGAGTCATTCAAAAATCAATATATACAAATCAGACGTTGGGGTTGGGGTGTTGAACATTTTCCATGGATGATGATGAACTTGGTAAAAAACAAAGCGATGCCTTTTAAGAAAAAAATTAAATATTTATGGAATCAATCCGAAGGTACTTATACTTGGGCAACACTTCCAATATTAATTCTTATTATGGGACGTTTGCCACTATGGATTGCAGACAAAACTATTCATTATAATGTAATGATTCACAATACTCCTGTAATTTTAGAACATGTTATGAATTGTGGGCTTATTGGAATTTTGGCTGTGGCTATGTTTAACATTTTCTTTTTACCTCAAAGACCAAAGGGAGTAGGTTGGATAGTGTATCCAATAATGTTTTTACAATGGATATTGTTTCCACTTACTTTAGTATTTTTTGGTTCTGTTCCTGCGGTAGAGGCTCAGACAAGACTTATGATTGGTGGTAAGTATAGATTAGGATTTCAGGTAACGAAAAAAACATAATGTTATAATAATATATGCTTGTTGGCAGGTATTAATTAATGCTAATTATAAACGTAAATTATGGAAGAAATTGAAGTCAAATTTTTAAATATTAATACAGATTTAATTATTCGTAAATTAGAGAAATTAGGAGCTGAAAAAGTTTTTAATAAGACTTATTATAGGAAAGTTTTTGATTATCCAGATTGGCGTTTGGATAAAGATAATTCTTGGTTGCGTTTGAGAGATGAAGGAGAAAAAATTACTTTATCTTTTAAGAAAAGAATAAACCCAGGCTTAAATGGATCTAATGATGAAGGGATGGAAGAAAAAGAGATTGAAGTTAGTAATTTTGAAAAAACAGCTGATATTTTATTAAACATTGGTTTAATTGAAAAGCATTATATAGAAAATAAAAGAATCAGATATATTTTAGATGATATTGAGTTTGATATTGATTTTTATCCACAATTAGAACCTTATTTAGAAATTGAAGCTCCTTCTTGGGAAAAAATTAATAAAGCAATTGAATTATTAGAATTAAATTCTAAGGATCAAAAAATATTTTCTACCAGCCAGGTTTATTCTCAGAAGGGGATTGATGTAGGAGACTATAAAAAAATTACTTTTCAGGAAATGATTTTAAAATAGATCCAACAAAATTTTTATATCCATTTACAAAAGATTTTATATCGCAACTTGATTTACCCTCAAGTTGTATTTTTTTTAATTTTAAAATTTCTGATTTACATTGAATAAAAATATCATTATTTTCTTGGAAAACTTGCCCAATTTTATTATTAGAATTTTTGTTTACAGATTCAGCTTCAATTATCTTTAATATTTTTTCATTGAATCTTGTATATGCACTGGGCCAATTTTCAAAAGCTCTGATTTTATTATTTATATTTCCTGAAGAATTATTCCAATTTATTAAACCATCTTCTTTTTTTATAATTTTTGTCAAAGTTACATTTTTTTCATCTTGATTCCTTGTTTTTATTTCGCCATTTATATATTTTTCAACATTTTCTATCAATAATTTATTTCCAGCATCAAATAATTTTTTGCTAAGAGAAGAATAATTATCATTATTTTCTATTTTCATTTTTTCTTGTGCAATTATTGGACCAGCATCCATTTTTTTTGTCAGTAGCATTACACTCACTCCAGTATATTCATCTCCATTTAAAAGTGTATATTGAACAGGTGAAGAACCACGATATTTTGGCAAGAGTGATGGATGAATATTCAATATTCCAAATGGAAAAATTTTTATAATATTTTCTGGTATTATAGCACCATAGGAAAGTAGAATTCCTATTTTAGGATTTATATTTTTTATAATTTCAAATTCTTTATCAGAGAGCTTGTCAGCTTCTAATATTTTTATATTATTTTGTATCGCAATATTTTTTACCAAATTTATATTTATTTTTCTTCCATTTTGTTTTTCAGTTTTTGTAATTACAAGTTGAATATTATATTTATTTTTTATTAATAATTCTAAAAGAGTAGAGGAATTCTCATCTGATCCAAAAAATATTATTTTTATTGATTTATCTTTCATCTTTTTTTGCTTGGCTTTGTAATTTTTTAAATAATATTTCGCCCTCTATAAATTTTTTTATTTTGTCGGTAAATATTATTCCATTTATGTGGTCTATTTCATGCTCAAAAACAGTTGCATATAATCCAGAAACTTTTATTTTATGTTTTTTGCCTTCTATATCTTGATATTGTATTTGTAAATTTTTTGGTCTATTTACAATTCCAGATATTTTTGGAAACGAAAGGCACCCTTCTGAAGATTCTTGTTTTAAAAGAGATTTACTTGTTATTTTTGGATTTATAAATTCCATTGTTTTATCATTAAATTCTATGACTATAATCTTTGTGTTTAATCCTACTTGATTTGCGGCTAATCCTATGCCATCATATTTTTTCATTATTCTTGTCATTTCTTTTATAATTTCTTGTAATTTTTCTATATCAAAAATTTCAATATCATCTAGTTTTGTCCTGAGTATTTTGTTTGGATAAGTTGTAATCTTTAATTTCATATTTTAAAATAATTTTTATCTATTATATCTATATCATATAATATGTTTTGAATTTTATCTATATCAGAATTTGGTTTGTATTTTATTATTATATATTTTACAAAGTATGAAAAAGTCTTTTTTATTTTTGGATCTATAATGTCTAATAGTTCCAAATCTTCGGATAAATTGTTTTTTATTTTTTCATACAATATTTTTGTTTTTTCTTCCAATATTTTCTCATTTTTATCTTTTATTGTAATTCTTATAATTTCATATATTGGCGGATAATGAAATAATTTTCTAAAGTTCAATTCTTCACCACTCATTTTCAAATAGTCTTGATTTTTTATATTATCATATATTTCCAAATTGTTTAATACTTGTAATATGAGTTTTTCT
Coding sequences within it:
- a CDS encoding undecaprenyl-diphosphate phosphatase, which codes for MFIDILFLSLLQAVTEFFPVSSSGHLILFHKFLGTNSLLDNLAFDVVLHGGSLLAIIIFFYKDIINISKTLFSDIKNRSLKNSSALIIFVAIIPAGLVGYFFEDFIDSIRDPKVVVFALIFGAVLFLIADKYFKRKKDFSNINFSDGIFIGLLQCLSFIPGISRSGITIFAGMGRGLSKIDAARFSFIMATPLLFGAFIKKITDIPSADNYYILLLGFIFTAFFSFFAVKFLMNILSKLGLKVFAYYRIILAIIIIIFFL
- a CDS encoding CAP domain-containing protein, whose protein sequence is MRTQNLEKYPKILKIIFMLVMKIFLILLIISTQWLSLGQIKIAVAKENISATQIFNLINKERIKRNIPPLTLNNKLIQAAKNKAKDLADKKYFDHNSPNGKQFSSWIKETNYKYSFIGENLAINFQTEETTINAWMKSESHKENILEKNFTETGIAITTNNEGKIIIVQIFGRPESDPITLEETIKNHISEVMIYSTEENYINKNLNIV
- a CDS encoding sugar phosphate nucleotidyltransferase, whose protein sequence is MDYVVILAGGTGTRLWPISRVNKPKQSEYFFDKRTLLQITYDRVLTGFRKENIFISCGKSQLDLLRTQLPKVPINNFIVEPVARGTAMAIGLACVKIYSYDKNANIIIANADHFVRPDTKYISLLKKSSNIISKYKKHLCLVGIEPSYPEIGYGYIEISNKFNNLDFVYDIKKFKEKPDFSTATKYFKSKKFLWNTGWFIFDPKTMLDLFEKYLPKQYKALKTIEQNIDSVNYNKTLEKEFKNLESISIDYGIIEKTKKMFVIKSSIEWFDIGSWSAVKDCFSKNLRSNLEEGNIISLDSEDNLIINKNKNKIVSVVGVNKFVIIDTEDALFICPKNKSQEVKKIINHLKSDNKLNRYL
- the mltG gene encoding endolytic transglycosylase MltG, with the protein product MIKLSNINKIFIFFVLIFLLLCFFYLFQVKIPLSSDKEKIIFKIESGESSKIVSQKLEDSKIIRSAFWFRLYLKSKNLSSKIVSGSFELSSSMNFRGISDIITKNPKNFSEETIKTIEGWNSIQMAKYLEEKGFCIEKDFFDIIKKKFDYDFLSDKPNAFDLEGYLFPDTYRVYKSASCEDLVIKFLNNFENKLDDQIRQDIKSQNKTIFEIITMASIVEKEVRSVNDMKIVSGIFWDRIKNGQALESCATLAYILGENKDQYSYEDTQVDSAYNTYQNRGLPPGPIANPGLNAIKAAVYPEYTNYNYFLTDPETGNTIFSKTFEEHKQNKLKYLD
- a CDS encoding DUF2723 domain-containing protein, which gives rise to MRINTKNNILSIIILSIITIITRIPFVSKYLFEWDSVQFALGMENFNIIHHQPHPPGYFFYIYSAKLLNFLIKNPNYSLIAVNIILCVVAAIIFFIICNKIFQNKLISFFASIIFITNPFVWFHSEFANVYMIDCLFSLIYFYLSYLIFIEKKNYTYLFSFLFAIGIGFRQSLIIFFSPLYIFSIIYFLLYHKRSIKKILINIIIFVVTNLFWILPTIYLSGGFAEFWNVTKFQYSSTSSQTSIFNLNKLLTTAKQTFNTIKLFLYSGGIISFILLYYIILRKIKFAKKTKILLLLWFLPSFLFYCLIHLGKVGYIMTIAPIIPIVGIWIIYTTKSLTKKYIIIFIIIIIQLIFFLFDLEPKNTKLNHLLINVSPYKINTQTIKYNDSRLREIITSLEKYDPKDTIILSEGDSPYIMQRTNFIKDIRHLNYYLPQHYIYYLFNDKSITRYYMYKGIDRRLLYQSYIPIEKTVKNIILVTDGYNYDIYNFEYLDIHLTENIYYKNISDMDEFEYLGYRFVKQK
- a CDS encoding glycosyltransferase family 2 protein gives rise to the protein MKKLLKFFRVKEENLDYVENRIYEIMPGSAVWLTFILSIILSVFRPIWGIYFIIVLDVYWVIRIWYLFFYLAMSWITYRKSIKIDWREKRNSLENWQSYIHLVALPTYKEPYKVIKETMDKLLESDYPKNKIVIALGGEERDQDNFLEIANKIKSEYGNEFLDFIITVHPKNLPNEIPGKGSNMYHIGKEMTKYFENMNIEFGRVIISMFDIETWPDSQYFNCLTHEYMTRDNPERYSYQPLVLYNNNVWKSNPIVRVVAHSTTFWLLTDLSRSERLFTFSSHSMSFKTLVEVGYHPKDIVTEDTRIFLHCLNHFNGDYKTHPIYIPVSMQTVDVGNIWESFKNQYIQIRRWGWGVEHFPWMMMNLVKNKAMPFKKKIKYLWNQSEGTYTWATLPILILIMGRLPLWIADKTIHYNVMIHNTPVILEHVMNCGLIGILAVAMFNIFFLPQRPKGVGWIVYPIMFLQWILFPLTLVFFGSVPAVEAQTRLMIGGKYRLGFQVTKKT
- a CDS encoding CYTH domain-containing protein codes for the protein MEEIEVKFLNINTDLIIRKLEKLGAEKVFNKTYYRKVFDYPDWRLDKDNSWLRLRDEGEKITLSFKKRINPGLNGSNDEGMEEKEIEVSNFEKTADILLNIGLIEKHYIENKRIRYILDDIEFDIDFYPQLEPYLEIEAPSWEKINKAIELLELNSKDQKIFSTSQVYSQKGIDVGDYKKITFQEMILK
- the fmt gene encoding methionyl-tRNA formyltransferase, with the translated sequence MKDKSIKIIFFGSDENSSTLLELLIKNKYNIQLVITKTEKQNGRKININLVKNIAIQNNIKILEADKLSDKEFEIIKNINPKIGILLSYGAIIPENIIKIFPFGILNIHPSLLPKYRGSSPVQYTLLNGDEYTGVSVMLLTKKMDAGPIIAQEKMKIENNDNYSSLSKKLFDAGNKLLIENVEKYINGEIKTRNQDEKNVTLTKIIKKEDGLINWNNSSGNINNKIRAFENWPSAYTRFNEKILKIIEAESVNKNSNNKIGQVFQENNDIFIQCKSEILKLKKIQLEGKSSCDIKSFVNGYKNFVGSILKSFPEK
- the def gene encoding peptide deformylase, which codes for MKLKITTYPNKILRTKLDDIEIFDIEKLQEIIKEMTRIMKKYDGIGLAANQVGLNTKIIVIEFNDKTMEFINPKITSKSLLKQESSEGCLSFPKISGIVNRPKNLQIQYQDIEGKKHKIKVSGLYATVFEHEIDHINGIIFTDKIKKFIEGEILFKKLQSQAKKDER